From Pseudobythopirellula maris:
TTGCCCATGCCGAGCTCGATGACGTCGTCGCCGGCGACGCGCTTGTCGTAGATCATCTTGTTGATGCGGCCGAACAGGTACGGCGGCAGCCGCGTGACGCGTTGGGCGACCTGGACCTGGAAGGGCCCATTTTCAGGAGAATCGGAGGGGACGCGGGATTCGGACATGGAGTGAAAGACGGGGGTCGAGTGGGTTGGGTTCACTTGATTTTAGGCGCGGCGGCGGGGTCACGCCATCCGAGCCTATTCGGCAGCGGCGCCCGAGCGGGCCAAGTCGTGGGAAGCGTCTAATTCCTGTTATGTGAGGGGTCACTGTGGGTGGGGTCTCCGGGCTGAAACAGCGTTTTCGGCGTCGGAGACGCCTCCCACAGCTCAGTTCGATTGGGGAGAGCTCCGGCGTGGCGTGAAATGGTTGCTGGCGGCCCCGCGGCCGTCCTACAATCACTCTCGGTCGACGACGACGCTGCTTGGCGGCGCGGCGACCGCGAGCCACGGCCGGGCTTCCGGCCGACTCATCTAGGGGGGAAACACGCCGTGAATAAACTGCGCCGAAGAACCGTGCTGGCGATGGCGTGGCTGCTGGCGGCCGCCGCTCCGGCCGTGCACGCCGAGCCTACCGCCGCCGGGTCGCCCCCCTGGCGGCAGCTTTTCAACGGCGAGGATCTCGACGGCTGGCTGGTGAAGCTCTCCCACCACGAGTTGGGCGACAATTACCGCGACACGTTCCGCGTGGAAGGGGGGCTGATCAAGGTCCGGTACGACCGCTACGACGAGGGCGATTTCGGCGGCCGGTTCGGGCATCTTTTTTACGACGAGCCGTTCGAAAACTACCGGCTGGCGGTCGAGTACCGGTTCGTCGGCGAGCCGCTCTTCCGCTCGGCGCCCGACTACGCGCGGCTCAACAGCGGGGTGATGCTCCACGCCCAAAGCCCGCGAAAGATTCTCAAAGACCAAGATTGGCCGATCTCGGTCGAATTGCAATTCCTGGCCGGCCTGGGCGACGGCGAGCCGCGGGCCACAGGCAACGTTTGCACCCCCGGCACGCACGTTTGGTACGAGGGCCAGCGCGACAAGCGGCACATCCTCCCCTCAACCGGGCCGACCTTCGCCCCCAGCGATTGGGTGCGGTGCGAGGCGCTAGTGGTCGGCAACCATTTCACCCACTTCGTGAACGGCGAGAAGGCGCTCGAGTACGAGCGGCCGGAGATCGGCGGCGGTGTCGTCGCGCATTACGCTCCCGAGGAGTTCGTCGCGGGCCGGCCGATCACCTCCGGCTACCTCGCCCTGCAGGCCGAGGGCGCCGAGATCGACTTCCGCAAGGTGGAGATCCAGGTCCTGCCAGGCGACTGACTCTCCGGCCCAACCTTTCGGA
This genomic window contains:
- a CDS encoding 3-keto-disaccharide hydrolase; amino-acid sequence: MNKLRRRTVLAMAWLLAAAAPAVHAEPTAAGSPPWRQLFNGEDLDGWLVKLSHHELGDNYRDTFRVEGGLIKVRYDRYDEGDFGGRFGHLFYDEPFENYRLAVEYRFVGEPLFRSAPDYARLNSGVMLHAQSPRKILKDQDWPISVELQFLAGLGDGEPRATGNVCTPGTHVWYEGQRDKRHILPSTGPTFAPSDWVRCEALVVGNHFTHFVNGEKALEYERPEIGGGVVAHYAPEEFVAGRPITSGYLALQAEGAEIDFRKVEIQVLPGD